The proteins below come from a single Papaver somniferum cultivar HN1 chromosome 11, ASM357369v1, whole genome shotgun sequence genomic window:
- the LOC113322239 gene encoding root phototropism protein 2-like, producing the protein MASNFVKNNKNSGRVSSTMERTGQWVFSQEIPTDIIVEVGEANFSLHKFMLVEKSGYIRRMIMETDEPDLSRINVSDIPGGPEIFEKAARFCYSVNFEITVHNAAALRCAAEYLEMSEQYYEGNLIGRTEDFLSHVVSMGLPSVVAVLKSCENLLPMAEQLQIVKRCVDVTTSKVHNEANFPSRSPANWWTEELTVLDINSFKRIICSLKARGTKTHLISSALITYADKALRDLVRDHSGTGITMLSDASNSEVRNFLESITSLLPPEKSALPVNFLCCLLRSAIYLNATTSCKSELEKRIFNNLENATVDDLLILSFTYDGEKIFDLESVRRIIGGFVEIEKSVSVFNVTNLEETCSAAMERVAKTIDAFLGEIGMYAELSISKFNGIANLVPRIARKIDDDLYRAVDIYLKAHPNLDEIEREKVCSVMDPLKLSHNARLHASQNKRLPVQIVLHALYYDQLKLRSGTVEDRSIKNDAVSTRIQLEADVSLMKENETLRSELMKMKMYISDIQKGPGPSSASKTGQKKPKFFSSVSKTFGKLNPFRHGSKDTLNIDDGSDEAPKPRRRRFSIS; encoded by the exons ATGGCTTCTAATTTTGTCAAGAACAATAAGAATAGTGGTAGAGTTTCTTCAACAATGGAGAGAACTGGCCAATG GGTTTTCTCACAAGAAATCCCAACCGATATCATCGTCGAAGTCGGAGAAGCAAATTTTTCCCTCCATAAG TTTATGCTTGTTGAGAAAAGTGGATATATCCGAAGAATGATAATGGAAACCGACGAACCAGATTTAAGTAGAATCAATGTTTCAGATATACCTGGAGGTCCTGAAATATTTGAAAAGGCTGCAAGATTCTGCTACAGTGTCAATTTTGAAATTACAGTTCATAATGCTGCAGCACTTCGTTGTGCAGCGGAATATCTTGAAATGTCTGAACAATATTATGAAGGTAATTTAATTGGGAGGACGGAGGATTTTCTATCTCATGTCGTATCTATGGGACTTCCAAGTGTTGTTGCAGTCTTGAAATCTTGTGAAAATCTTCTTCCCATGGCTGAACAACTACAAATCGTAAAAAGATGCGTCGATGTCACAACTTCTAAG GTGCATAACGAAGCAAACTTCCCTAGTCGTTCACCGGCAAATTGGTGgacagaagaacttacggttctAGACATAAATTCATTTAAGAGAATCATTTGCTCCTTGAAAGCTCGTGGAACAAAAACTCATTTGATATCTAGCGCTTTGATAACGTATGCTGACAAAGCACTGCGAGATCTGGTTCGCGACCACTCTGGTACAGGAATAACCATGTTGTCAGATGCTAGTAACAGTGAAGTCAGAAACTTCTTGGAATCCATCACATCTCTTTTACCACCGGAGAAATCTGCACTTCCCGTCAATTTCTTGTGTTGTCTTTTGAGGTCCGCGATTTATTTGAACGCGACAACTAGTTGCAAGAGCGAACTGGAAAAGAGAATTTTTAACAATTTAGAAAACGCTACCGTGGATGATCTGTTGATTTTATCATTTACTTATGATGGAGAGAAAATCTTTGATTTGGAAAGTGTAAGAAGGATAATCGGAGGATTTGTTGAGATTGAGAAAAGTGTGTCGGTTTTTAACGTTACTAACTTGGAGGAGACTTGTTCAGCAGCCATGGAAAGAGTTGCCAAGACGATTGACGCATTTCTCGGTGAGATTGGGATGTATGCCGAACTGAGTATTTCCAAGTTCAACGGGATTGCGAATTTGGTACCAAGGATTGCACGAAAGATCGACGATGATCTTTATCGCGCGGTTGATATTTACTTGAAG GCTCACCCAAATCTAGATGAGATTGAAAGAGAAAAGGTCTGCAGTGTGATGGACCCGCTGAAGCTATCTCACAATGCCCGGCTCCATGCTTCGCAAAATAAAAGATTGCCGGTTCAGATTGTGCTTCACGCGTTATACTACGATCAGCTCAAACTCAGGAGTGGTACTGTTGAGGACAGGAGCATAAAGAATGACGCTGTGTCAACTAGAATTCAGTTGGAAGCCGATGTATCTCTAATGAAAGAGAATGAGACCTTAAGATCGGAGCTTATGAAAATGAAGATGTACATTTCTGATATTCAAAAGGGTCCCGGGCCTTCTTCAGCATCTAAGACTGGCCAAAAGAAACCCAAATTCTTCTCGTCCGTGTCGAAAACTTTCGGAAAGTTGAATCCATTCCGTCATGGATCGAAAGATACGTTGAATATTGACGATGGTTCCGATGAGGCACCAAAGCCTAGGAGAAGAAGGTTCTCGATTTCGTAA